TCCTCGATCGGGAGCAGGGCGCCGTGCTCGAGCATCACCCTGCCGGTATAGGCGATCATCGCCCCGTTATCGCCGAGGTACGTCCGCTCAGGCACCGCGAAGCGGGCACCGCGGTCTTCGCACATCTCGCGCAGCATCTCCTGGAGACGGCTATTCGCACCGACCCCGCCGACGAGGAGCACCTCGTCCTTCCCGGCGTGGGCGAGCGCCCGCTCCGTCACCTCGACGCACATCGCGAACCCCGTCTCCTGCAGCCCGTGGCAGACGTCCTCGATCGGCGCCTTGCTCTCCTGCGCCGCACTGATGAGACCGGAGAACGCGAGGTCCATCCCTTTGACCGTATACGGGAGTTCGATATAGTTCCCGTCCCGGGCGAACCGTTCGACCACCGGCCCGCCGGGGTGCGGAAGGCCGTGGCTCCGGGCGAACTTATCGAGGGCGTTCCCGATCCCGATATCGAGCGTCTCGCCGAAGATCCGGTACCTGCCGTTCAGGTACCCGAGCACCTGGGTATTCGCCCCGCTCGCGTAGAGGACGATCGGGTCGTCAAACCCGGTCGCCCACCGCCCGATCTCGACGTGCGCCACGCAGTGGTTCACGCCGACGAGCGGCAGGTCGAGGGCGAGCGAAAGCGCCCGGGCCGCGGTCGCAACGGTGCGCAGGCACGGCCCGAGCCCCGGCCCCTGCGAGAACGCTATCGCCTGCAGGTTTTCAGCGGCAGGCAGGACGCGGGCGATCACCTCCCGCATCACGGAGGCATGGTGCTGCGCCGCCTCGCGGGGATGAATCCCTCCGGTGGGAGGAGCGTACGGTGACGAGTGGAGCGCGACGAGGTCGTCTCCAAAAACAGCGGCGCTGAGGTTCCATGCTGTGCCTTCAAGTCCCAGCACCTCGCCGACCGGCGGCTTTAATTCAGGCATGAAACGGCCGATTGCTCCTATGGATTACTTATGAAAGACTGGTTATTCAATCGCCAGACCCGGTGAAAAGGTTCACACGTTGTTCCTGGAGACCGAGCCTCTCTGGTATCTACTTGTTAAATTCGGTATAGCCGCACTTGCCGCAGGCGCTGCGGTCAGGGTGCGCCGCCATCAGAACGCCGGGGCCGCACCGGGGGCAGTGCCGCTTCTGCAGGACTGCGCGGTCGCCCTCGACCGTGTAGCACGCTGAACGCTTCGCCATATTCAGGCCTCACTCTCGCCGGCGGCGGCTCCCCGCTTGAGCAGGTACTCGCGTTCGGTCTGCAGCTTGCTCTCTTCGGAGTCGTAGATCCGGGCAACGCCGGTCGCTTCCATCTTCCCGAAACGGGTCTTTAACGAATCGATCACGACCAGGTTCTCGTTCTTGTTCTGGAGCGCGGCAATCTTCTCGAGGATAATCTTCCGGGACGGGGTTGCGCCTTCGTAGGTAAGGGTAAACGCAAGCTCCCGCCGGTTTAACAGTTCGTTCCTCGCATCACGTGTGAATTCAAACTCCATCGGTATCCCTCAAATATTGTAGACATATTTATTTAAAACATAGGGCTCACCGGCTCATCCGGTGACGAAGAGGCGGAGCAGGGATGCCGCCTCTTCTTTCGCCTTCGCATCGACGATGCGCAGGACGACGCCCTCTCCGGGCTGGCCGTAGAGAACGGCCGAACCGATCGGAGCCGCGATCACCATCGGGATCACCCCGAGGTCTTCCTCGCCGTCGACGACAATGAGCCGTGGCGGATCGGCGACCGCTTCCTCGATCGCCGTAATGAGCTCGCCGGTTATCATCCCTGCAGGGTTCCAGGCGCCCACCCTCCGGCTCCGGAGGAGAGGCGACCGGGTGACGGGTGTCCGCATCGTAAACCCGTCGATAACGGCAACGTCGGGGGTGATGCCCAGTTTCACGAGGTTCTGCGTGACGACATCCCCGACGACGTAGATCTTCCGGCCTTCAAGCGCGGGGAGAAGGCCTGCGATGTCGGGATAGAGGACACCGAAGGGCTTTTTGAAACAATCCCGATGCTCGTCCGGAAGCCTGTACATCAGCGGACCTTCAGGGCGTACCGTCCGGCCATGGTGATCTTCATCTTCTTTGCGATCTCCGAGTGCTCGGGATCGATGATCACCAGGTAACCAGCCCAGTCTTCGCTTAAATTGGACGTTCCGCAGATCACGCAGGCCTCGCCGTCGACGACCCGGTGACACTCCCTGCAGACCCGCAGCTGCTTTTTGGCCTTACGCACCGCCATGGGCACCACTCCGCTCCTTCTCCCGCTCGAGCTCCTCTTCCAGCCACTTCTCGGTGCCAAGCCCGGACTGCCGCATGGTGAGGCCGATCTTGCTCTCCCGGGGCTCCCGCTCGTTCAGCGAAAGTGCCACGATACGTGCCCGGACACCGTCGCCGACCGCGATGTAGCGTTTCGACTCCTGGCAGATCAGGCGGGCGTTCTTCTCGTCGTAACTGATGTAGTCGTCGGAGATCTGGCTCACGTGCAGCATCGCGTCGATAGGCCCGAGGCTCACGAACGCACCGAAACTGGTCGTCTCGACGACCTGCCCCTCGATGACCTCCTGCAGGGCGAGGCGGAGCACCAGCGCTTCGAACCGGACGTCGTAGTATACCGCCCCGTCCCCGGGGATCAGTTCTCCCTGGCCGACGTTCAGTATCTTCGTGACGGCAATGTAGATGCCGATCTCTTTTGTAATGCTTCCTTCGAGCTGCTCCTGCAGCACATTCAGGATAACTTTCTCAAGATCCTCACCGAGGCGGCTCGGGGGAACCCGAACCTTATCCTCCAGCGTCATTTTGAAATACATGTTATCTATCCCCGGATCAATTCCAGCGTCTTCTGTTTTCTCATCGTAACGACGGCGATACCCAGGCGGAGCAGGGTCTTTCTGAGATTTCTGTCGTTGGTGACAACGATGCAACCTTCCCGCTCGGCATACTCGACCATCCGTTCGTCGACGTACCGGCGGTCGCTCATGCTCGGGACGATCGTCGAACGGCCTGCCATGGCAAGGCCGATACGTGCGGCGGCAGCGTCTTTCCCGCGGCCCCGGGCGAGGCCCGAGAGCTCGGCGACCACATCTTCGAGCGTAACCGCGTCATAATCTCCGACAAGCATGCGGAGCTCGTCATAGATGTCGATGCCAAACTGTCCCGGCATCATCAGGGCGTTGGCGTCCAGCAGTACTTTCACTCGGTCAGGACTCCCATGCCGATCAACCGCCATCGTCCCCCTACCTGCCGGCTGATGGCAATGCGTGCACCGATCTCCGCACAGACCGGCCGCTTGAGCAGAACCTCGATCGTGTCTTTCTTCGTGTTCACCACGACACCGACGGTCACCGCCGTGCCGACGGAGAGCATGAGCGGTTCTTTATGCTTCAGCGGTTCGATGAGCTGCTCGCTGTCGGAACCGACGACGCGGTCCATCAGCGTCACCTCGAACTTCATCCTCTCCCAGACGGGAGGCAGTTTATCGACGTGCCCGGCCACCTGTCCCGCAAGCGTGTCGCTCTTCGTGAGAGACGGATCGAGTTTCGTCGCGAGACCAAGCAACCCGCCCGGCGTCGCCTCGGTGACCTTGATAGAACCGGCGTTGATGGAGGTGACCTTCGTCGTTATCGGTTCCCACTTCGTCCGGTTCTCGACCTGGAGCTGCCGGCCGGGCCGGATCTCGATATCGTCGCCCTCTTTGAGAATACCCCGGGTCAGCGACCCGCCGATAACGCCGCCCTTCACATCCCGCCAGCTGCAGCCGGGTTTGTTGATATCGAACGACCGTGCGATGAGCATGATCGGTTCGTCATCGGGGTTCCGCTCGGGTTCGGGGATCGTCTCGTCGAGAGCCTGGATCAGGGCGCCGATATTGATCCCCTTCTGTGCCGAGACCGGGATGATCGGAGCGTTCTCCGCGATGGTGCCCCTCACGAACTCTTTTATCTGCTGGTAGTGCGCCACCGCCTCGGTCTGGGAGACGACATCGATCTTATTCTGGACGATGACGATATTCTGTATCCCGATCAGTTCAAGCGCCATCAGGTGCTCTTTCGTCTGGGGCTGGGGACAGGCCTCGTTAGCGGCGATAACGAGCATCGCTCCGTCCATGAGTGCCGAACCGGAGAGCATCGTCGCCATCAGCGTCTCGTGGCCGGGTGCATCCACGAAAGAGACTGTCCGGAACGCCTCTACCTTCGACCCGCACTTCGGGCACTCCGGGGTGCTCACATAGGCATCAAAGCCCTCGCACCCCTCGCACCGGTAAAATGTGGCGTCGGCATACCCGAGTCGGATGGAGATACCTCGCTTGATCTCTTCACTATGCCTGTCCGTCCAGACTCCCGTCAATGAACTGACAAGCGTGGTCTTGCCGTGATCGACATGACCTACAAGCCCAATATTGACACCCGGAATGTGTACATCACGCAAAAGTACTCGAACCTCCTTACTCTATATATGGTGACACTACTTATACATAATCAGTGATGGTTATCGAATCGCTCCCTTTTATGAATTACACGTTTTCCTGATCTACTCCATACAACAACGCGAGAGGAAACATACTTCGTATGAAAAATCTTGCCGAAACGAGGGAAAGTTTAAACATTGCGTACGAGTAATACAACAGTGAACACGAGTATGACAGGTGATGCAGAACTATCACGAATCGGGATCTCGCTTCCGAAGAACCTGCTTGACAAATTCGATGAAATTCTGACCCTTCGGGGATATTCGTCCCGTTCGGAGGGGATACGGGATTCAATTCGGAGTTATATCACGCACTACCAGTGGATCTCCGATGTCAAGGGCGAACGCCAGGGCGTCATCACCATGGTCTACGACCACGACCAGCGGGGACTCCTGCAGACGCTCACCGAGATCCAGCACGACTACGCGGGGATCATCCAGGCTTCGCTCCACTCGCACGTGACGCATAACAAATGCCTGGAAGTCATCCTGATCCGGGGCGACGGAACGGAACTCAAAAATATCGCCGAGAAACTGATGTCGCAGAAAGGAGTGGAATCGGTCAAGCTGACGACGATTCCGATCGCCGATTAACCGCCTCCTTCGCAGCTCTGGTCGGTGGTCACCCAGGCCTCTTTGAGCCTCTCCGCAAACTCTTTTTCCTGCTCGACGAACGTATCGATATTCCGCTCTTCTTCGTGTCTCCGCTCGACGGGACCCGCCTGCCCGATGACAACGAGCTCGTCCACCAGGTAGAAGAGATGGGTGCTGTCGAGCTCGGCGTACTGTCTGCCGTCTATCTCCGCGAGCGCGAGGACGGTACCCGACGTCCCCGTCCGGGGATACCGCACCGGAATACCGACTGCAACCTCGTCAACCTTCATACGGTAGGATCTAATCTGCTAAACTATAAATGATCCCCTTGCCTGATCTGTACCAATGAAGTGCACCATCCGGCAGGTTCAGAAGCGCTACTTCGACGGTACGCACCGGTTCAAATCCCCCGAGGAGACATACGCCGATATCGCCCCGCTGATGGATCAGGCAGGGGTCACCGAGGTCGTCGATATCACCCACCTCGACCGGCTCGGCATCCCGGTCTACTCCGCCTCCCGGCCGAATGCCGCTCCGGGATCGGTCAGGGTGCATGCAGGGAAAGGGAAGGAGCCTATCCACGCGGAGGTCTCCGCCATGATGGAGGCGCTCGAACGCTACTGTGGCGAGTACCGCGGCGACCGCATGGATTACGCGACCTACGGGGAGATGGGCATTCACCGGGCGGTCGACCCCGAAGACCTCCTCATCCCGCGCCGGATCGGGCAGCATGAGAAGATCCACTGGACTCCCGGGTGGGACATCCTGAACGACGAAGAGGTCTACCTCCCGAGCAACGCCGTCTTCCACCCCTACGACACCCTCGGCATGACGACGCCGATCTTCCGGAGCGATACGAACGGGCTTGCCTCCGGGAACGTCCTCGAAGAGGCGATCCTCCACGGCATGCTCGAGGTGATCGAACGGGCTGACTTAAGCATCGCCGAAGAGCGCCGCTCGCTCGGTCGGCGCCTCGTCATCGGGCACGACTGCCCGGCGCGGGAGGTTATCGACCGGTTCGAGGAGAACGGCATCGAGATGCACCTCTGGCTGCTTGCGGGGAAGACAGGGATCCCGACGGTTGCCGCGGCGGCGGACGATACCGTCACCCGCGACCCCGCCATGCTCGTCATGGGCTCGGGGACGCACACCTGCCCCGAGATCGCCGCGCTCCGTGCGGTCACCGAGGTGGCGCAGAGCCGGGCGAGCTACCTGCAGGGCGGCCGTTCGGATCCGCAGCGCGAACTCTTCATGCAGAAGGTCGGCTACGACCGGTTCAAGCGGATCAACAAAATGTGGTTCTGCGAGGCAGAATCCGTCGATATCGCGGATCTGCACGATTACAGCACCCCGTACTTCGACGAAGATATCAGGCGGACCCTGCAGGAAGTCGGCGAGCACGCGGACCGCGTCTGCGTCTGCGATCTCTCCCGGACACCGGTGCCGGTCGTCAGGGTCGTCATCCCCGGGTTCGAGGTCTCGCATATCGATAAGGATCGGCGCCGGCAAGCTCCCCGAAATCAATAAAACTGCACTTTTTTCAGGATGGAGACGATCTCATCCGTCGCATGCCGGACGGGCTCCGTCTCCGCCCCCGCAAGGTCGGTACGCCTCCCCTGCAGGGCACCGAAGATGTTCCGGATCGCTTCGCCATGGCTGGGCCCGTATCCCCCTTCGAGGACGAGGGAGAGGGGCATATCAATTTCGTCGATCAAAAGGCCGGTCAGTACCTGAAAGTCCGAAGGAACGAGCAGCATCCGGCCGTGCTCGTCGTCGAAGAGGGGATCCTGGCCTGCCGAGACGATCAGAACGTCGGGTCTGAAGCGGTTGATCGCGGGAATGAAGACGTCCCGGAAGACGGCCAGGTAGTCGGCGATGGTCGAACCCGGCAGGAGCGGGGCGTTGAGCGTATACCCCCGCCCCCGGCCGGCGCCGACCTCGTCCACCCATCCGGTCTTCGGAAAACTGTCCGCCTCGTGGACGGAGCAGTACAGCACCCGGTCGCTGCCGTAAAAGATTGCCTGGGTGCCGTTCCCGTGGTGCAGGTCCCAGTCGAGGATCGCGACGCGGTCGACGGATTCAAGCGCCCGTGCCGCCGCCACCGCGGCGTTGTTGAAGATGCAGAACCCCATCGCCCGATCGGCCTCGGCGTGGTGGCCGGGCGGGCGCACCAGGGCAAAACAGTGTTCTCCATCGAGCGACCGGTCTACCGCGAGCGAGGCCGAACCGGCGGCGTAGGAAGCCACGTCGAAGGACTGGCCGGTGACGTAGGTGTTCGCGTCGAGGTAGTAGGTTCCGCTCGTAAACTCACGGATCCACCGGACGTGCTGGGGGCGGTGAACCCGCTCGAGGTCGGCAACCGACGCCCTGACCGGGTCGCGCCACTTCAACCCGTCCGGGACGCCGGAGAGCACCGTCCGGAGACGGGCGCCGGACTCGGTGTGGTGCTCCATGTCGTGGCGGGCAAACACATCACCGTAAACTACCGAGCACCTCATCGCACGTCAGTTGATAGAGCTCCCCTGCAGGATAGCATCTTCGGTGACGTCGAACGTGAGCGTTGTCCCGGCGATCCGGTACGGTCCGGTCGCCTTCACCTCGCCCTGCCCGCCGGTCGTGGCATACGGAACGACAAACGTACCGTTGACGCTCTCCTGCCGGTAGGTGAAGGTTCTGCCGGTGTTGGTGACGATCGGAACCTCGATCGTGCCCTCGCCCGCGATCGTCGCACCCGGGACGTACTCGAAGATCTTGACGTACTTGATGCCGGCCGGATAGCCGGAGAGGCCGAGCGGGGACTCGTGGACGAGCCGATAGTGCTGCAGGGCACTCACCCGTCCGGTCGGGGCATTAATAGTGGTGCTGACGACCGTCGCGTGCGACCCTGCCGGTGCGTTCTTATTGAACGCCTCGACGGCCGCGCTGGCTGCAGACGCATCCATCATCTGCGAACTCGTGATCACGGGAAGAGAGGTTCCGGCAAGGCCCGCGTCGCGGTACTCGACATAGAAGACCGACGAGGGTTCGGCCATCGAACCGTCGAAGTTGTGCAGCCGTGAAACCATCGTCTCGTAGTAGTTCTGGTTGAAGGGTGCGACGGCGGTGTAGGAGGTCGACCCCGGCGCCGACGGCATCAGGAACTGCGGTTGGAAGGGTGTTACGCCCGCCGTGGCGTTCGCCCAGGTGGCCATCGCCCAGAACTTCCCGGTATCCATCTCGATATCGGTGATGACGTAGCGGACACCGAGCAGATCGGAGATCTCGTTCGCGGTCTCTTCGGAGGTCGCGGTGAAGTAAGCCGCCGCTCCGTACTGCCCGGCGACGCCCCGCTGGAACGGATTGGCGGTTGGGATCCGTTTCGAGATGAAGGTTATCCAGTGGCCGTAGTCCCACCAGGAGATCACGCCGTAGGCCTCCTCCGGGTAGGTGTAGGAGTTCGTGTCGATCGCGTAGTAGTCGACGCCGGTCTCGGGAGTGTTCTCCCCGAACCAGGCGAGCGACTCCTGCCACTGCGAGTTCATGCTGCCGTAGTGGGCGCTCGAGGAGAGGGCGATATCGCTCATCGTGGAGGAGGCGGCGAAGAGGAGACCGACGGCGACGACCACCGCCACCGCTCCGACCTTCAGGTAGTCGGGCTGGTGCTTTGCGGCGGCTTTCGGTTTCTGCGGTTTTGCTCCCTTCTGCCCCTTCTTCGAGGGCTCGGCAGGGGTATTCCCACCGTCCGGTGCCGGGGGAGACGGCTCCGTTCGGGCACCGACGAGACGGCGGATCTCCGGCCACCCGGCATCCACGACAAAGCCGATGAAGATCGCCGAGAGGAGCGCGATGTTTGCGGCGAGGTAGTACTCGTATCTGATGTGGGCGATCGTCGAGTAGAGGATGATCACCGACCAGATGAGGACGAAGACCTGTGCGGGATGCTCTTCGCGCCGGTTCCGGTAGAGGAGCGCCGCAAATCCGCCGACCATCAGCAGGAGGCCCCAGTGGAACGTCCGCCAGGCATCGTCGAAACTCCATGCCCGGGCTTCCTGGACGGTCGTCGTGATCGCCTGCGAACCGAAGAATGCACCGATGCTGCCCATGATGATATTAAAGAAGTCAGGAGCGGCGGCAAAGACGGCGAGCAGCCCGACAACGGCGATCCCAACGATGGAGAGGGGGTAGAGGAACTTCTGCTTTCCCTGCAGGTACGCGGCAAGGCCGTACAGGAGGAACGTGCCGACGATCACGAGGAGGTAGGCGATGACGTGCATCATCGAGTACTGGGAGAGGCTGAAACCCGGATGCGGCATCCCGAAAACGAACATCCCGAGGATAGCGACGCCGAAGACCACCAGGTTCAGAAACGCCAGGTACTCGCCCGTCCTGCCGCGGTAGTAGTCCCAGATGAACTGCACGAGCGTAAAGAGCCCCACGATCAGGGCGAAGAGCACCATCGTCGGCATCGTGTAGAGGCCGAGAAGGTAGGCGATCCCGGCGAAAGCCGCAAGGAGAGCGGGCTTTTTGAGCGTCTCGAACTTCCGGATATCGAACTCCGGGCTTCGGACGGCACCAAGCGCGACGATATACGCCAGGACGAAGAGCGTCGCGAAGAGCACCTCCGCGATGTGGTGGTCGACGAACCCGAAGAGCGACCGGTAGACGTACTGCCCTGACACGACGGCGATCAGGCCTGCCGAGAGGAGACCGGTCTTCCAGTCCGCCATCTTCGCGCCGAGGCCGTACATGACCGGCACCATGGCCGCGGCCATCAGCGGCGGGACCCAGGAGGCCACGACCATGATATCGGGGCGGGCGCTAGCACCTGCGAGGATCGAGAGCGTCGAGATGATGTAGATGAAGAGCGGACCCCAGTAGACCGTCTCCCCGTGCGGGAAGTGGGTCATCGCGTCGAACCAGGCATAGCCGGGGTAGTTCGCGATCGTCTGCTCGACCTGCCGGAGATTGTACCAGGGATCGTTTCCGAGGAGATCGACCCCGGCGGCGGTGATCATCTGATCCGCGGCGATAACCCGTATCCAGAGCGCGAACACGGAGAAGATGATGAGTAATGCGATAATGATATACGTCCGGTACTTAGTCAGTTCTGCTCGAGCCATCAGACCCTCCTTCTGTCACGTTTCTGTTTCTCTGTACACCGTTAATAAAGTTGGCCTGTTGCCGGAGTGTCGCGACCGAAATCGGGCTTAATTCAGGCGGAACCCGTAATTCTCTCGAATATCTCCTCAAATGCTGCAGCTTTGTTCCGCCAGCTGTGTTCGCTGACAAGGGCATCGTAGCAGACAGGCCTTTCTGCAATCTCGAGGACTTTCGAAGCGAATTCGTCCGGCGTCCGGTAGATGAAGAGATGCTCACCGCCCATCCGGATCATGTCGGGGATCGGTGTTGAAAGAATGGGTTTACCGCAGGCCGAGTACTCGAAGTACTTGTTCGGGAGAGCGATATCGATCCACTGCGGCGGTGAGAGCGGGACGGTGCAGAGATCCATCGGTGCGATGTAGGCAGCCATATCCCGGTACGCGACCGCCCCGGTGAAGACGACCCGGTCCGCGATACCGAGCTCCCGTGCGAGTTCCTTGAGTTCTTCCGAGTAGTTCGTGAAGAGCGACCCGCCGACGATCAGGAGGTATGCGTCCGGCCGGGCGGCGAGAACCCGCCGGAATGACCGGATAACCTCGTCGAGAGCATACCACCGCTCGATTGCACCGGCAAACCCGAGGACGAAGGCATCTTCGGGGATATCGAGGGAGGAACGCATCGCCCGGCCGTCCATGGGGCGGAAGAGGTCGGTGTTGACACCGTTCGTGATCAGCTCGGCCGTATACCCGTAGCGCCGGAGTTTCTCAACGAGCCCGGGGGAGACCGTCGTGATGAGATCGCTCCGGTCGAGGTTGTAGCGGGTGATCGCGAGCACGCCGCTCCGGAGCGCCCACTGCAACGCGGGGTTCTTGTAGTAGGCCGCCGCGGAGTCGGGGAACCAGTCCTTGAGATCGAAGATGACCGGGACATCGTACTTCTTCGCGGCGTGGATCATCGCCGTCCCGGCGAGGACGTGAGCACCGACCACCACGTCGATATCGTTCTCCCGGATGATATCGCGGAGCACCCGGTAGTGGTGGGGAGCGTTTAAGGTATAGTGGAAGAGCGGGCTTTCGACCGGGTACTTCGTCGCCTCGTGGACGACCAGCCTCGTCTCCCGTTCAGGGCCGCGGCTGACGTGGAAGTGCGGAACGTGCACCTCGTGGCGGATAGCGAGCTCCTCGAAGATATTGTGATGCCGGGAGGGGATCGGGTGGTGGATGTAGTCCTGGGTCGAGACGAGAAGGATCTTCATGGGTTGTCACTGATAGACTTCAGGCTTGCAGCAATGCGGGCGAGGTCGTCGTCCGTCACCAGCGGGTGGACGGGGAGACTCAGCACGGAGGCCGCGAGCCGTTCGGAGACGGGACAATGGCAGCCTTCCGCCACCTCCCGGTAGACGGGCTGAGCGTGGATCGGGATCGGGTAGTGGACGGCGCTCCCGATCCCCTCCTCGTGCAGGCGCTGCATCAGGTCGTCCCGCGAGAGCGGGAACGACGCCGGCACCGTGACCACGTACTGGTGGTAGACGTGCCGCACGCCGTCCATGCGGTGCGGCGGGAGAAGGCCGCTTTCGCGGACGCACCGGTCGAGGGCGGCGGCATTATGGATCCGCCGCTCGTTGAAGCCTTCGAGCCGCGAAAGCTGGACGAGGCCGACGGCGGCGCCCATGTCGGTCAAGCGGAAGTTGTAGCCGATGGCGGTGTGCAGGTACTTTCTGCTCTGGCCGTGGTTGATGTAGAGCCGGACCCGCTCGGCGAGCGCGGGGTCGTCCGTCGTGACCATGCCGCCTTCACCGGTGGTCATGTTCTTTGTCGGGTAGAACGAGAAACACCCGAAGTCGGCGAAGCCGCCGACCCTTTTGCCGCGGTAATCGGCGCCGTGCGCCTGCGCCGCGTCCTCAATCAGGAGGAGGCCGTGGTCGTCGCATATCTCGCGGAGCGGTCGGACGTCGAAGGGCTGGCCGTAGAGGTGGACACCGACAACCGCCTTCGTATCGGGGCGGAGCGCCTCAAGGACGGCATCGGGGTCGAGCGTGAACGTCCGCTCGTCGACGTCGGCAAAGACCGGAGCCGCTCCGGTCATCGAGACGCTCGTCGCGGTCGCGATGAACGAGAACGACGGGACGACGACCGAGTCGCCCGCCCCGATACCGGCCGCGAGGAACCCGGCGTGGAGAGCGGTCGTGCCGTTGCTGGTCGCGACCGCGTGCCGGACATCGGAGTATTCGGCGAATCGGCGCTCGAACTCCGTGACTTTCGGGCCGGAGGCGATCATTCCGGATCGCATCACCTCCGCGACCGCGGCGATCTCCTCCTCCCCGAGATAGGGTTTTGCGACGGGGATGTACGTCATCGCCGCTCCGCACCGGGAGGGAGGTCTCTGAACCGTGCCGGCGACCCGACCGCGAGCGTCCGCGGCGGGACGTCCTTCGTCACCACGGCACCGGCGGCGACGAACGCCCCTTCGCCG
This sequence is a window from Methanoculleus taiwanensis. Protein-coding genes within it:
- a CDS encoding bifunctional N(6)-L-threonylcarbamoyladenine synthase/serine/threonine protein kinase, whose translation is MPELKPPVGEVLGLEGTAWNLSAAVFGDDLVALHSSPYAPPTGGIHPREAAQHHASVMREVIARVLPAAENLQAIAFSQGPGLGPCLRTVATAARALSLALDLPLVGVNHCVAHVEIGRWATGFDDPIVLYASGANTQVLGYLNGRYRIFGETLDIGIGNALDKFARSHGLPHPGGPVVERFARDGNYIELPYTVKGMDLAFSGLISAAQESKAPIEDVCHGLQETGFAMCVEVTERALAHAGKDEVLLVGGVGANSRLQEMLREMCEDRGARFAVPERTYLGDNGAMIAYTGRVMLEHGALLPIEESQVRPGYRADEVPVVWRSEPGEAVRGLTLEGGPLRGAEAVVEVQGGDVAKRRVSKRYRNELLDRRLITERTRAEARLIAAARRAGVRTPVIRDVTADTIVMERVEGDVLKYAMSEETLRLAGVAVGRLHGAGIIHGDLTTSNMIFEDNRCVLIDFGLAHVSAELESRGVDLHVLFQTLESTTDEHEELKAAFARGYAGVFPGAGEVLAREREVELRGRYL
- a CDS encoding 30S ribosomal protein S27ae gives rise to the protein MAKRSACYTVEGDRAVLQKRHCPRCGPGVLMAAHPDRSACGKCGYTEFNK
- a CDS encoding 30S ribosomal protein S24e, which gives rise to MEFEFTRDARNELLNRRELAFTLTYEGATPSRKIILEKIAALQNKNENLVVIDSLKTRFGKMEATGVARIYDSEESKLQTEREYLLKRGAAAGESEA
- a CDS encoding GTP-dependent dephospho-CoA kinase family protein, whose amino-acid sequence is MYRLPDEHRDCFKKPFGVLYPDIAGLLPALEGRKIYVVGDVVTQNLVKLGITPDVAVIDGFTMRTPVTRSPLLRSRRVGAWNPAGMITGELITAIEEAVADPPRLIVVDGEEDLGVIPMVIAAPIGSAVLYGQPGEGVVLRIVDAKAKEEAASLLRLFVTG
- the spt4 gene encoding transcription elongation factor subunit Spt4; translation: MAVRKAKKQLRVCRECHRVVDGEACVICGTSNLSEDWAGYLVIIDPEHSEIAKKMKITMAGRYALKVR
- a CDS encoding DNA-directed RNA polymerase, which translates into the protein MYFKMTLEDKVRVPPSRLGEDLEKVILNVLQEQLEGSITKEIGIYIAVTKILNVGQGELIPGDGAVYYDVRFEALVLRLALQEVIEGQVVETTSFGAFVSLGPIDAMLHVSQISDDYISYDEKNARLICQESKRYIAVGDGVRARIVALSLNEREPRESKIGLTMRQSGLGTEKWLEEELEREKERSGAHGGA
- a CDS encoding type II toxin-antitoxin system VapC family toxin gives rise to the protein MKVLLDANALMMPGQFGIDIYDELRMLVGDYDAVTLEDVVAELSGLARGRGKDAAAARIGLAMAGRSTIVPSMSDRRYVDERMVEYAEREGCIVVTNDRNLRKTLLRLGIAVVTMRKQKTLELIRG
- a CDS encoding translation initiation factor IF-2 subunit gamma: MRDVHIPGVNIGLVGHVDHGKTTLVSSLTGVWTDRHSEEIKRGISIRLGYADATFYRCEGCEGFDAYVSTPECPKCGSKVEAFRTVSFVDAPGHETLMATMLSGSALMDGAMLVIAANEACPQPQTKEHLMALELIGIQNIVIVQNKIDVVSQTEAVAHYQQIKEFVRGTIAENAPIIPVSAQKGINIGALIQALDETIPEPERNPDDEPIMLIARSFDINKPGCSWRDVKGGVIGGSLTRGILKEGDDIEIRPGRQLQVENRTKWEPITTKVTSINAGSIKVTEATPGGLLGLATKLDPSLTKSDTLAGQVAGHVDKLPPVWERMKFEVTLMDRVVGSDSEQLIEPLKHKEPLMLSVGTAVTVGVVVNTKKDTIEVLLKRPVCAEIGARIAISRQVGGRWRLIGMGVLTE
- the nikR gene encoding nickel-responsive transcriptional regulator NikR; this translates as MTGDAELSRIGISLPKNLLDKFDEILTLRGYSSRSEGIRDSIRSYITHYQWISDVKGERQGVITMVYDHDQRGLLQTLTEIQHDYAGIIQASLHSHVTHNKCLEVILIRGDGTELKNIAEKLMSQKGVESVKLTTIPIAD
- a CDS encoding DUF2098 domain-containing protein; the encoded protein is MKVDEVAVGIPVRYPRTGTSGTVLALAEIDGRQYAELDSTHLFYLVDELVVIGQAGPVERRHEEERNIDTFVEQEKEFAERLKEAWVTTDQSCEGGG
- a CDS encoding YcaO-related McrA-glycine thioamidation protein — translated: MKCTIRQVQKRYFDGTHRFKSPEETYADIAPLMDQAGVTEVVDITHLDRLGIPVYSASRPNAAPGSVRVHAGKGKEPIHAEVSAMMEALERYCGEYRGDRMDYATYGEMGIHRAVDPEDLLIPRRIGQHEKIHWTPGWDILNDEEVYLPSNAVFHPYDTLGMTTPIFRSDTNGLASGNVLEEAILHGMLEVIERADLSIAEERRSLGRRLVIGHDCPAREVIDRFEENGIEMHLWLLAGKTGIPTVAAAADDTVTRDPAMLVMGSGTHTCPEIAALRAVTEVAQSRASYLQGGRSDPQRELFMQKVGYDRFKRINKMWFCEAESVDIADLHDYSTPYFDEDIRRTLQEVGEHADRVCVCDLSRTPVPVVRVVIPGFEVSHIDKDRRRQAPRNQ